The proteins below come from a single Rosa rugosa chromosome 2, drRosRugo1.1, whole genome shotgun sequence genomic window:
- the LOC133734613 gene encoding uncharacterized protein LOC133734613 has translation MAPWIAATSQLANMTRLSSPKSVTNAKAVSLLQRRGLAGGADHHGPPKVNFWEDPLSPSKWKKEHFLTVSLAGWGLLIYGGYKLFTGDKVKKESKKEEITVREVPR, from the exons ATGGCGCCGTGGATCGCTGCAACTAGCCAACTCGCGAATATGACGCGGCTTTCCTCTCCCAAGTCCGTTACTAACGCTAAAGCCGTTTCCCTCCTCCAACGGCGAGGCCTCGCCGGCGGTGCTG ATCATCATGGACCTCCAAAGGTGAACTTTTGGGAGGACCCCTTGAGTCCATCTAAATGGAAAAAAGAAcat TTTTTGACCGTCTCCTTAGCGGGATGGGGGTTACTCATCTATGGGGGTTACAAGCTTTTCACTGGCGACAAGGTCAAGAAGGAATCTAAAAAGGAAGAG ATCACAGTTCGAGAAGTGCCACGCTAG